In one window of Chloroflexota bacterium DNA:
- a CDS encoding sugar ABC transporter permease, giving the protein MDWRKFFYRAHGDSPFKRLLVHLTLIMACIIAVYPILRIFTISIRPGDRLLSTDLRIIPKDATLNSYRLVLFGDPVTKRKSDFFLWLWNSLIITLTTATIGVILSASAAYAFSRFRFPGRAPGLIFLLTTQMIPAGMLLLPLYIMLTRLKLINNYLGLIIAYSVTSVPFSIWILKGYFDTIPLDLEEAALIDGTSRLGAFYRIILPLSTPSLAIAFLFNFMSGWSEYLVARVVLQKASMYTWPLGLWTFAGQFTLAAGRFAAASIMIAIPAMALFLYSSKWLVSGLTLGGVKG; this is encoded by the coding sequence ATGGACTGGCGCAAATTCTTCTATAGGGCACACGGTGATAGTCCTTTCAAGCGCTTGCTGGTTCATCTGACTTTGATCATGGCGTGCATTATCGCAGTCTATCCTATTCTGCGCATTTTTACCATCTCCATTCGCCCGGGCGATCGGTTGCTTTCTACGGATTTGCGCATTATCCCGAAAGATGCCACTCTGAACAGCTACCGTCTGGTGCTCTTTGGCGACCCGGTTACCAAGCGCAAATCGGATTTCTTTTTGTGGCTGTGGAACAGTCTAATCATCACGCTGACAACGGCAACCATTGGCGTGATACTCTCAGCATCTGCGGCGTATGCTTTCTCCCGGTTCAGATTTCCAGGGCGCGCGCCAGGGTTGATTTTCCTATTGACTACACAGATGATCCCGGCAGGAATGCTGCTTCTGCCGTTGTATATTATGCTGACACGGCTCAAGCTGATCAATAACTACCTGGGTTTGATCATCGCCTACTCTGTGACATCCGTGCCATTCAGCATCTGGATCCTGAAGGGGTATTTCGACACTATCCCCCTCGACCTAGAAGAGGCCGCCCTGATCGATGGCACGTCCCGCTTGGGGGCTTTCTACCGCATCATCCTGCCGCTGTCTACACCATCCTTAGCCATCGCTTTCTTGTTCAACTTCATGAGCGGGTGGAGCGAGTATTTGGTAGCCCGGGTAGTATTGCAGAAAGCGTCCATGTACACTTGGCCATTGGGTCTGTGGACATTTGCTGGACAGTTCACACTTGCTGCAGGGCGATTTGCAGCTGCTTCCATTATGATTGCGATACCGGCGATGGCTCTATTCCTCTATTCTTCCAAATGGCTGGTGTCTGGTTTGACACTAGGAGGGGTTAAAGGTTAA
- a CDS encoding extracellular solute-binding protein → MRKWFSTLVVLVVVFAMLLTSCAPKATPTPTPKPGVTVVPTATPVPKVTITMWEQEDEAKRNAVLYPLVNEFMAANPNIVVEVTNYGNEELRSQFQTASLAGEAPEIIRCPNDFAGPFSVMGILLPIKEMFDQAFLDQFVFGALAGGMVAGTLWGIPDSSGNHLMLLCNKQLVPTPPEDSDQLIQLAKQLTNEAAGQWGLAYNTQEPFWLAPFLGGFGGWVLDDATDMPTLNTPAMVDALQFMADLSLVHKVVPPGCDYNTMDTLFKEGKAAMIINGDWSLTGYLDAGVDFIPAPIPKITKTGLWPTPMTSGKYYMVSAAVKPGTPKFEAVKKFIEFMTGEHAQQMWLEKSKVLPSNKKVAQSPIIQQDPILKGSMAQLEKGRGMPAAPQLRCFWDSARPGQQAVIAGTQTPAEAARKMQEDADRCIVEAGLAPTKKVRVGQVTDMGGIDDKSFNATAWKGILDAMEQLGAEGKYLESQVQADYAKNIQQFLDEKLDLIVTVGFLLGVDTAKAAIANPGQKFAIVDYAYPDCWPGAVVGKDCGSDKELPNVLGLTFATDEAAFLAGYLAAGMTKTGKVGTFGGIKIPTVTIFMKGFEAGVKYYNQRHGTKVEVLGWDTAKDEGLFTGNFESTDDGRRFAESLMDEGADIILPVAGPVGLGSAAACKERGTMLIGVDTDWYISAPEFKETYLTSILKNMDVAVFNAIKAVATGTFKGGVYVGTLKDNGVGIAPFHEYDAKVPASLKAELEEIKADLIAGKITVNGVLGL, encoded by the coding sequence ATGCGTAAGTGGTTTTCAACTTTAGTAGTGTTGGTTGTGGTGTTTGCCATGCTGCTGACATCGTGTGCACCCAAGGCCACGCCTACACCCACACCCAAACCTGGGGTAACCGTTGTGCCAACAGCAACGCCAGTGCCCAAGGTCACCATCACCATGTGGGAGCAGGAAGACGAGGCCAAGCGGAATGCGGTCCTCTATCCCCTGGTCAATGAGTTCATGGCGGCTAATCCCAATATCGTGGTTGAAGTTACAAACTATGGGAATGAGGAATTGCGTTCGCAGTTCCAGACCGCTTCTCTGGCCGGGGAAGCCCCGGAGATCATCCGCTGTCCCAATGATTTCGCTGGTCCGTTCAGCGTAATGGGCATCCTACTGCCCATCAAGGAGATGTTTGACCAGGCTTTCCTGGATCAATTTGTGTTTGGCGCGTTGGCAGGCGGAATGGTTGCGGGCACACTGTGGGGTATCCCTGACTCGTCGGGCAATCACCTGATGTTGCTCTGCAACAAGCAACTTGTCCCCACCCCACCAGAGGATAGCGACCAACTGATCCAGTTGGCAAAGCAGTTGACGAACGAGGCAGCTGGTCAGTGGGGTCTGGCGTACAACACGCAGGAACCCTTCTGGCTCGCTCCGTTCCTCGGAGGTTTCGGTGGCTGGGTGCTAGATGACGCCACGGACATGCCCACGCTCAACACCCCGGCCATGGTAGATGCACTGCAGTTCATGGCCGACCTCAGCCTGGTGCATAAGGTCGTCCCACCTGGTTGTGATTACAACACCATGGACACCCTGTTCAAAGAGGGCAAGGCGGCCATGATCATCAACGGCGACTGGTCCTTGACCGGCTACCTGGACGCAGGGGTAGATTTCATCCCCGCTCCTATCCCCAAGATCACCAAGACAGGGCTCTGGCCCACGCCGATGACCTCCGGCAAATACTACATGGTCAGCGCCGCGGTCAAGCCCGGTACGCCCAAGTTCGAAGCAGTGAAAAAGTTCATCGAGTTCATGACTGGTGAGCATGCTCAGCAGATGTGGCTCGAGAAGTCCAAAGTGCTGCCTTCGAACAAGAAAGTTGCCCAGTCACCTATCATCCAGCAAGACCCCATCCTGAAGGGTTCGATGGCTCAGTTGGAAAAGGGGCGCGGCATGCCTGCAGCTCCGCAGTTGCGTTGCTTCTGGGATAGCGCGCGTCCTGGCCAGCAGGCTGTGATCGCTGGAACACAGACACCTGCCGAGGCCGCCAGGAAGATGCAGGAAGATGCTGATCGCTGCATCGTGGAAGCTGGCCTTGCTCCGACGAAGAAAGTGCGGGTAGGTCAGGTGACGGACATGGGTGGCATTGACGACAAGTCGTTCAACGCCACTGCTTGGAAGGGAATCCTGGATGCGATGGAGCAACTGGGAGCGGAGGGCAAGTACCTCGAATCGCAAGTCCAAGCTGACTACGCCAAGAATATCCAGCAGTTCCTGGATGAGAAGCTCGATCTGATTGTCACGGTAGGCTTCCTGCTAGGTGTTGACACGGCGAAAGCGGCTATTGCCAATCCTGGCCAGAAGTTTGCCATCGTGGACTATGCTTATCCCGACTGCTGGCCTGGGGCAGTGGTGGGCAAGGACTGCGGCTCGGACAAGGAACTGCCCAACGTGCTGGGTCTGACCTTTGCTACCGATGAGGCTGCCTTCCTGGCTGGCTATCTTGCTGCGGGCATGACGAAGACGGGCAAGGTAGGCACGTTTGGCGGCATTAAGATCCCGACTGTGACCATCTTCATGAAGGGCTTTGAGGCTGGAGTGAAGTACTACAATCAGAGGCATGGCACGAAGGTGGAGGTATTGGGTTGGGATACGGCCAAGGATGAGGGCTTGTTCACGGGCAACTTTGAGTCTACCGACGATGGGCGGCGCTTTGCTGAGTCGCTGATGGATGAAGGTGCGGACATCATCCTGCCGGTGGCTGGTCCTGTTGGTCTTGGCTCGGCGGCTGCATGCAAGGAGCGTGGCACCATGCTCATTGGGGTGGACACGGACTGGTACATCAGTGCGCCGGAGTTCAAGGAGACGTATCTGACCAGCATTCTGAAGAACATGGATGTGGCCGTCTTTAATGCCATCAAGGCGGTAGCCACAGGCACCTTCAAAGGCGGGGTATATGTTGGCACGCTGAAGGACAACGGTGTGGGCATTGCTCCGTTCCACGAATATGATGCCAAGGTGCCTGCTTCCCTGAAGGCAGAACTCGAGGAGATCAAGGCAGACCTCATCGCAGGCAAAATCACAGTGAATGGTGTGCTAGGTTTGTAA
- a CDS encoding ABC transporter ATP-binding protein, with translation MPLVLELRGITKAFPGVLANDHIDLTLQEGEIHALLGENGAGKSTLMNILYGLYQPDEGQIFLRPRNRSALSGSVASRDGLVEVKIHSPNDAIAQGIGMVHQHFMLIPPLTVTENVMLGVESTRGGLFLDQRTAAKRIRELSQQYGLDVDPDAYIRDLPVGVQQRVEIIKLLYREADILILDEPTAVLTPQEVDRLFATIKNLVKQGKSVIFITHKLREVMKIADRITVLRNGRVVGTTTPAQTTQAELAAMMVGRQVELMVHKKPATPGEVILEVQNLQVLDDRQNLAVNGVSFDVREGEILGIAGVQGNGQTELVEALTGLRPVVGGEVRIQGVRVTNVAPRKILEKGVAHVPEDRQRDGLVLSRPVHDNLVLCTYYLPPFAKGISIQENTIIATASKLVEEFDVRTPSVFVPASTLSGGNQQKVIVAREFSRPVKLIIAAQPTRGLDVGSIEYIHQRIIEKRSEGTAVLLVSPELDEIIALSDRIAVMYRGRIMDILPSKGINREYLGLLMAGVESFEAAKLAPPTIGIEEVERVF, from the coding sequence ATGCCCCTTGTCCTGGAATTGCGCGGCATTACCAAAGCTTTCCCTGGAGTGCTGGCCAATGATCATATTGATTTGACCCTGCAAGAAGGTGAAATTCATGCCCTTCTAGGTGAGAATGGGGCAGGCAAGTCCACCTTGATGAATATCCTTTATGGGCTTTACCAACCGGATGAAGGACAGATATTCCTGCGACCCCGCAATCGTTCTGCGCTATCTGGCTCGGTTGCTTCGCGCGATGGTCTGGTCGAGGTCAAAATCCATAGCCCAAACGATGCTATCGCGCAAGGCATCGGCATGGTTCACCAGCATTTCATGTTGATCCCACCGCTCACCGTTACAGAGAATGTAATGCTAGGGGTGGAATCCACCCGCGGGGGGCTTTTCCTGGATCAGCGCACAGCCGCTAAGCGCATCCGGGAGCTTTCACAGCAATATGGACTGGATGTAGATCCAGATGCCTATATCAGGGATCTGCCAGTTGGGGTGCAACAACGGGTAGAAATTATCAAGTTATTGTACCGCGAAGCAGACATTCTGATCCTGGATGAACCCACGGCTGTCCTGACCCCGCAGGAGGTGGATCGCCTCTTCGCCACTATCAAGAACTTGGTCAAACAGGGCAAATCGGTCATCTTTATCACGCATAAACTGCGCGAAGTCATGAAGATCGCGGATCGCATTACCGTCCTGCGCAATGGACGTGTGGTGGGAACTACCACGCCAGCTCAGACTACGCAGGCAGAGCTGGCTGCCATGATGGTGGGTCGCCAGGTTGAGTTGATGGTGCATAAGAAACCAGCCACTCCAGGAGAGGTAATCCTGGAAGTACAGAATCTCCAAGTATTGGACGACCGCCAGAACCTGGCGGTGAATGGGGTATCCTTCGATGTTCGCGAAGGAGAGATCCTGGGCATCGCTGGTGTGCAGGGCAATGGGCAAACAGAACTAGTAGAGGCTCTCACTGGATTGCGTCCCGTTGTTGGTGGAGAGGTGCGCATCCAGGGTGTACGTGTTACTAATGTTGCACCACGCAAAATACTGGAAAAAGGGGTGGCGCATGTACCTGAGGACCGACAGCGGGATGGGCTGGTTTTGAGCCGTCCGGTTCATGACAACCTAGTGCTTTGTACCTATTACCTACCCCCCTTCGCCAAAGGCATCAGCATCCAGGAAAATACCATCATTGCTACGGCATCCAAACTGGTGGAAGAATTCGATGTGCGTACTCCCAGCGTTTTTGTGCCTGCTTCCACGCTTTCCGGGGGCAACCAACAGAAAGTGATTGTTGCCCGAGAATTCTCCCGCCCAGTCAAATTGATCATCGCAGCCCAGCCCACACGTGGTTTGGATGTAGGCTCTATCGAGTATATCCACCAACGCATCATCGAGAAACGCAGTGAGGGTACGGCGGTGCTTTTGGTCTCACCAGAGTTGGATGAGATCATTGCCTTGTCCGACCGCATCGCCGTTATGTACCGAGGACGAATTATGGATATCTTGCCATCCAAAGGGATCAACCGCGAGTATCTTGGGTTGCTGATGGCAGGAGTGGAATCATTTGAAGCGGCCAAGTTGGCACCTCCTACCATCGGGATAGAAGAGGTAGAACGAGTCTTTTAG
- a CDS encoding ABC transporter permease, producing the protein MNEEKVGAESTPAQAQEKQVVTEARRRRRFLIPSAWQTLLLPILAVFTGLLIGAIVIVITDATVVATYRNFFRAPGTALAATWRCIATAYGALLYGSLGSPREIYEGLKIYQSTGDNALFLRAIWPITESLVAATPYIFGGVAVALGFRCGLFNIGAEGQIGIGALAAAWVGYSITNLPALIHLPLAILAGALGGAIWAAIPGYLKAKTGAHEVVNTIMMNWISFRLSDWLLNGPMKAPGYRPVTPNIEPTAALPRLFPPPIRFNAGFFLALIVAGLVYWFLFKTTLGFEIRTVGANPDAARYAGMSIARNIILAMLLSGALAGLAGTSQVLGVDHWVGQGFTAGYGFDSIAIALLGKSHPWGVVLAALLFGTLRSGATRMQSLAGIPIDIISIIQGLVIVFIAAPAIIRWLYRIRVERAEEVVLARGWGK; encoded by the coding sequence GTGAACGAAGAAAAAGTAGGGGCAGAATCAACACCAGCGCAGGCGCAGGAAAAGCAGGTGGTCACGGAAGCGAGAAGGCGACGCAGGTTTCTGATCCCCTCGGCATGGCAGACTTTGCTCCTGCCCATCTTGGCGGTTTTCACTGGCTTGCTAATTGGTGCTATTGTCATCGTGATTACCGATGCCACTGTAGTCGCAACATACCGTAACTTCTTTCGCGCACCGGGCACGGCTTTGGCTGCTACCTGGCGATGCATTGCTACTGCTTACGGTGCTTTGTTATATGGCTCCCTTGGTAGTCCGAGGGAAATCTACGAGGGACTCAAGATCTATCAGAGCACCGGGGACAATGCTTTATTTCTACGGGCTATTTGGCCCATCACAGAAAGCCTGGTGGCTGCGACTCCGTACATCTTTGGAGGCGTGGCTGTAGCGCTAGGTTTTCGCTGTGGTTTGTTCAATATCGGAGCCGAGGGCCAGATTGGCATCGGCGCATTGGCCGCAGCCTGGGTTGGATATAGCATTACGAATTTGCCTGCACTGATTCACCTCCCACTGGCTATCCTGGCTGGAGCGTTGGGTGGAGCCATCTGGGCAGCCATACCAGGTTATCTCAAAGCCAAAACTGGAGCCCATGAGGTCGTGAATACCATTATGATGAACTGGATCTCGTTCCGCTTGAGCGACTGGTTGCTCAATGGCCCGATGAAAGCCCCAGGCTATCGCCCCGTCACGCCTAATATCGAGCCTACCGCTGCTTTGCCGCGTCTTTTTCCTCCTCCTATCCGCTTCAATGCTGGCTTCTTCCTCGCACTCATCGTGGCTGGCCTTGTCTATTGGTTCTTGTTCAAGACCACCCTTGGTTTTGAGATCCGCACAGTAGGGGCAAACCCTGATGCAGCACGCTATGCCGGTATGAGCATCGCCCGCAACATTATTCTGGCTATGCTATTGAGCGGAGCATTAGCCGGCTTAGCAGGCACTAGCCAGGTCCTAGGGGTAGACCACTGGGTAGGACAGGGATTCACCGCTGGTTACGGATTTGATTCCATTGCCATCGCCCTGCTGGGCAAAAGCCACCCATGGGGTGTTGTCCTGGCCGCCCTGCTCTTTGGCACGCTACGTAGCGGGGCCACGCGTATGCAATCCTTGGCAGGCATTCCCATTGATATCATCTCCATCATCCAGGGGTTGGTCATCGTCTTTATCGCTGCCCCGGCTATTATTCGTTGGTTATATCGTATCCGCGTGGAGCGAGCGGAGGAAGTTGTTCTCGCCCGCGGGTGGGGCAAATAG
- a CDS encoding ABC transporter permease, whose product MATTAVRAEQRALTMGRSQWLGIAFLMAGLLTFILFGRGLEAGLRTKFGLNPGFGSQAISIPDLILPTQSTIYTLVVIMLLLGVLQLVRGFRFGDALLGVVAFCFVFAFLTWAARGKSFSLVGMLSSSLVRATPIALAALCGVMCERSGVVNIAIEGIMLMSAQAAVVVATVTKNLYMGLAAAILTGAIVSAFHAVMAVSFKVNQIISATAINIFATGATSFISARFLEKNVNLLNNSGTFRVIPIPILSKIPLLGPIFFENGLIVYLMLLIVVFIHILLFYTPWGLRVRAVGEHPRAADTLGINVYLVRYVSVILGGVIAGIGGAYFTIGSVGRFDEIMTAGKGFIGLAAMIFGKWTPFGAFASSILFGFADSLQIKLQILRVPIPSEFLLMAPYIVTMIVLTGVVGRAIPPAADGEPYEK is encoded by the coding sequence ATGGCAACAACCGCTGTACGGGCTGAACAAAGGGCACTCACCATGGGCCGTAGCCAATGGCTAGGCATCGCGTTCCTGATGGCTGGCTTACTGACCTTTATTCTATTTGGAAGAGGATTGGAAGCCGGACTGCGGACCAAATTTGGGCTTAATCCTGGTTTTGGCTCCCAGGCGATCTCAATACCGGACCTGATCCTTCCCACTCAATCTACGATCTACACCCTGGTTGTGATTATGCTGCTCCTGGGAGTGCTGCAACTTGTGCGTGGTTTTCGCTTCGGGGATGCTCTCTTGGGAGTTGTGGCGTTTTGCTTCGTGTTCGCTTTCCTGACATGGGCCGCGCGCGGCAAATCCTTTAGCTTGGTGGGTATGCTCAGTAGCTCTTTGGTCAGAGCTACTCCAATTGCTCTGGCCGCCTTGTGCGGTGTGATGTGCGAGCGCAGCGGCGTGGTAAATATTGCCATTGAAGGTATCATGCTGATGTCCGCGCAGGCGGCAGTAGTTGTCGCTACGGTTACCAAGAATCTCTATATGGGACTTGCAGCAGCCATTCTAACGGGAGCAATCGTATCGGCTTTCCACGCTGTCATGGCTGTCAGCTTTAAGGTGAATCAGATTATTAGTGCCACGGCCATCAATATTTTCGCCACTGGAGCAACAAGTTTTATCAGCGCGCGTTTCCTCGAGAAGAATGTCAACCTCTTGAACAACTCTGGGACCTTCCGCGTTATTCCTATTCCTATCCTTTCCAAGATCCCCCTCCTAGGCCCTATCTTCTTTGAGAATGGGCTCATTGTGTATCTGATGCTGCTTATTGTCGTGTTTATACACATTCTGCTCTTCTATACCCCGTGGGGTTTGCGCGTTCGGGCAGTAGGTGAGCACCCCCGTGCTGCGGATACATTGGGCATCAATGTCTATCTCGTGCGCTACGTAAGCGTGATATTGGGTGGGGTCATTGCTGGCATCGGCGGGGCTTATTTCACCATAGGCTCCGTAGGGCGCTTTGACGAGATCATGACCGCAGGCAAAGGCTTTATCGGCCTGGCAGCGATGATCTTTGGCAAATGGACACCCTTTGGCGCTTTTGCTTCTTCGATTCTCTTTGGATTTGCCGACTCTCTGCAGATCAAGCTACAAATCCTGAGAGTGCCCATTCCCTCCGAGTTCTTGCTTATGGCTCCCTATATCGTCACCATGATCGTATTGACCGGGGTTGTAGGAAGAGCGATCCCGCCCGCTGCGGATGGGGAGCCGTACGAGAAGTAA
- the rlmB gene encoding 23S rRNA (guanosine(2251)-2'-O)-methyltransferase RlmB → MIETVREILYGRNVVYEALRAGRRRFDNLLVAEGIQEGGIVTRILALAAERHIAVQRVNRRQLDQLGPVNHQGVAAQVGTYPYVELDVILDQARQRNELPFLLLLDFVQDPQNLGTLLRTAEVVAVHGVVIPRHRAAQITPAVSHASVGAVEYLLIAQVINLVRTMEELKKEGIWIVGLENLPQAQDYREADLNMPLALVVGSEGRGLSRLVREHCDFWIKLPMRGKINSLNVAVASSIALYEAWQQRMTKSR, encoded by the coding sequence ATGATAGAGACTGTGCGCGAAATCCTCTATGGCCGTAATGTCGTATATGAAGCGCTCAGAGCTGGGCGTCGGCGTTTTGACAACCTGCTTGTTGCTGAGGGCATTCAGGAAGGTGGCATAGTAACGCGCATCCTGGCTCTTGCTGCAGAGCGCCACATAGCCGTGCAGCGCGTCAACCGTCGCCAGTTGGATCAACTCGGTCCTGTGAATCACCAAGGCGTTGCCGCTCAGGTGGGGACTTATCCTTACGTTGAATTGGATGTCATACTAGACCAGGCCCGCCAACGCAATGAGCTGCCTTTTCTTCTGCTCCTCGATTTCGTGCAAGATCCACAGAACCTGGGCACTTTGCTACGTACAGCCGAAGTGGTAGCTGTGCATGGTGTAGTCATCCCCCGTCACCGTGCGGCGCAAATCACTCCTGCAGTGAGCCATGCCTCCGTTGGTGCGGTAGAATATCTCCTGATTGCCCAGGTAATCAATCTGGTGCGCACTATGGAGGAATTGAAGAAAGAAGGGATATGGATCGTCGGCCTGGAGAACTTGCCTCAGGCACAGGATTATCGCGAGGCTGACCTGAACATGCCTCTAGCCTTGGTGGTGGGCAGCGAGGGTCGAGGGTTGAGCCGCTTGGTGCGTGAACATTGCGATTTCTGGATCAAGCTGCCCATGCGTGGGAAAATCAATTCTCTGAACGTTGCTGTCGCAAGTTCCATCGCGCTGTATGAAGCATGGCAACAAAGAATGACTAAATCCCGATGA
- a CDS encoding cysteine--tRNA ligase, whose amino-acid sequence MGLKVYNTLTRQKEEFIPLQPGEVKMYVCGPNLYGPAHVGHAMSYIVFDTIKRYLRYRGYQVKHVQNFTDIEDRIIETARSLGTSVKELADRYIVRFFAEMDALNIQRADYHPRATEVIPKIIEMVQGLIQKGYAYEVDGDVYFRVTRFPDYGRLSKRSLDQMEAGARIEVDVRKEHPMDFALWKASKEGEPSWDSPWGKGRPGWHIECSAMSIQFLGEQLDIHGGGPDVIFPHHENEIAQSEAYTGKTPFVKYWIHNGPLKLREDEEKMTRHLGNFISVQEALQKYSTDAIRLFILSSHYRSPLTWKEENVLAAERGAERLRAALKDYTGPPSINPGDALCEEAEAARREFIAAMDDDFNTPRAIAQVFELARMINQARDSGVASQSLTYAQSILKELTDVLGLTMKGLPGPTEAEPFIALLVEVRSQLRAAKQWALADRIRDRLAEMGVILEDGPEGTTWKYTAA is encoded by the coding sequence ATGGGCTTAAAGGTGTATAACACGCTAACGCGACAAAAGGAAGAGTTCATCCCCTTGCAACCAGGGGAAGTCAAAATGTATGTCTGTGGGCCAAATCTGTACGGTCCGGCACACGTAGGACATGCCATGTCCTACATCGTCTTTGATACGATCAAACGGTACCTGCGCTATCGAGGCTATCAGGTCAAGCATGTACAAAACTTTACTGACATCGAAGATCGTATCATCGAGACAGCACGCTCGCTTGGCACCTCCGTTAAAGAGTTGGCGGACCGGTATATCGTCCGTTTCTTTGCCGAAATGGATGCGCTGAATATCCAACGCGCAGATTACCATCCACGTGCTACAGAGGTTATCCCCAAGATTATCGAGATGGTTCAAGGTTTAATCCAAAAAGGATATGCTTATGAGGTGGATGGGGATGTCTATTTTCGCGTAACTCGCTTTCCGGATTATGGCCGACTCTCGAAGCGCTCTTTGGACCAGATGGAGGCTGGGGCACGCATTGAGGTTGATGTACGCAAGGAGCACCCCATGGATTTTGCACTCTGGAAAGCGTCCAAGGAAGGCGAACCGTCTTGGGACAGTCCGTGGGGCAAAGGTCGTCCGGGTTGGCATATCGAATGTTCCGCTATGTCCATCCAGTTTTTGGGAGAGCAGCTCGACATACATGGCGGCGGCCCAGATGTCATTTTCCCGCATCACGAAAATGAAATTGCCCAATCTGAAGCATATACAGGTAAAACGCCCTTTGTTAAATACTGGATACACAATGGCCCTTTGAAGTTGCGCGAAGACGAGGAGAAAATGACCCGTCACCTGGGCAATTTCATTAGCGTTCAGGAGGCTCTGCAGAAATACAGTACGGATGCAATTCGCCTCTTTATCCTCTCCTCTCATTATCGTAGTCCATTGACCTGGAAAGAGGAGAATGTGTTAGCCGCTGAGCGAGGGGCAGAGAGACTGCGTGCTGCGTTGAAAGATTATACCGGTCCCCCTTCGATCAATCCAGGCGATGCCTTGTGCGAGGAGGCAGAGGCAGCCCGCCGTGAATTTATCGCAGCCATGGACGATGACTTTAACACGCCGCGAGCGATTGCGCAGGTATTTGAACTGGCGCGGATGATCAACCAAGCACGGGATAGCGGGGTTGCCTCCCAATCGCTGACCTATGCCCAGAGCATCTTGAAAGAACTGACGGATGTGCTGGGCCTGACGATGAAGGGATTGCCAGGCCCAACGGAAGCCGAGCCATTCATTGCCCTCTTAGTTGAGGTACGCAGCCAGTTGCGTGCTGCCAAGCAATGGGCACTGGCTGATAGAATCCGGGATCGTCTGGCAGAGATGGGAGTCATCCTGGAGGATGGGCCAGAAGGAACAACCTGGAAATACACTGCCGCCTAG
- a CDS encoding cytidylate kinase-like family protein translates to MAIVTLSRQLGAGGSEIAAGVAKALGLRIIDREAIDCAALEAGVPEIALHELGYEGRRGLMQRILDALKASPAIPSIGEMERRESVLSLTMSPRGIFTPAMPLLSAAMEDYVRIVGMVILNMAQEGNVLIIGRASQVLLKDNPEALHIKVIAPLPRRVEKLMRIEGITQREATQRILASDQARAEYLRRYYGVNWLDPQLYDLVINTGRISIQTAIQLVVMAQVQRVIPEASQQ, encoded by the coding sequence ATGGCAATTGTAACCTTATCGCGACAACTGGGCGCTGGCGGCTCTGAAATAGCCGCTGGTGTAGCAAAGGCACTTGGACTCCGTATCATTGACCGTGAGGCCATTGATTGCGCTGCATTGGAAGCGGGAGTGCCAGAGATCGCTTTGCACGAACTGGGCTATGAGGGTCGACGAGGCTTGATGCAAAGGATCTTGGATGCACTGAAAGCATCGCCTGCTATCCCTAGCATTGGCGAGATGGAGCGCCGGGAATCGGTTTTATCCCTAACCATGTCCCCACGGGGCATTTTCACGCCTGCCATGCCACTCTTGAGCGCAGCCATGGAAGATTATGTACGCATTGTGGGCATGGTAATCCTGAACATGGCCCAGGAAGGCAACGTTCTGATCATCGGCCGGGCCAGCCAGGTACTACTGAAAGACAATCCAGAGGCACTGCACATCAAGGTCATCGCCCCCTTGCCCCGTCGGGTTGAGAAACTGATGCGTATTGAAGGCATTACGCAGCGCGAGGCTACACAGCGCATTTTGGCTAGCGATCAGGCACGAGCAGAGTATCTGCGGCGTTACTATGGGGTTAACTGGCTTGACCCCCAATTATACGATCTGGTGATCAATACTGGGCGGATATCCATTCAGACGGCCATCCAACTAGTAGTGATGGCACAAGTGCAGCGGGTAATTCCAGAGGCCTCTCAGCAATGA